From the Kogia breviceps isolate mKogBre1 chromosome 10, mKogBre1 haplotype 1, whole genome shotgun sequence genome, the window tgtctgtcatacagagtgaagtaagtcagaaagagaaaaactcagCTCTTTTTTTAACGGGTGGAGGTGTGCCGTGAAAAAGCCCAGTGATCACTGCTTTAATGTAACAAATGCAAAACTGGCGTTAACCCGGTGAAGAAGCCTCTGGCAGAGCAGAGCATCGTCAGCTCGTTGTTCCTGGCAACAGGGGGTCGAATCACAGACAGCTGAGCTGCAGCACAAAGAACAACTGAAACGTCACCGGATGAGGAAGAAGGGGAGGTAACTCCAGGTCGATGGCACAGCGTGAGCAGAGACTCAGAGGCTGAGGGAGCACGTCCTGAAAGGAGATGGGCGGGCGGGTCCAAGTCTCCTGGGATGTACTGTAGAGGCAGAGGGTGCAGGTGACCCTGGGATGGCAGATCACCCGGGCTGGAGCAGCCTGAACTCTGCACTAAGGCTGTGGGCCACGGGGAGTCCGTGGAGACGAATGAACAAGGAGAGCCAGGAGCCAACCGTACGGAGATTCCTCTGACACCACTTTCGGGGCAGAGGAGGAGCAGTAAATGATGAAATCGATAccggtttttaaaaatatctacctattgtctatctgtttatctatcatctatgtatctatctatgtatctgtctatCAATCATTGAGAAACTTGGGACACCATATTAGCATCAAGACAAAAAAGGTGCCACTAGATATTCCATAGATAGTGAGGAACTaattctttacttttatttttaattgtggtaaaaggCACATAAACGTAGAATTTGCCATCGCAGCCATTCTTACACGCACGGTTTGGTGCCATTAAGTCCATTCACGCTGTCGTGCCATCGTCACCACCATCCTCTCCGGAAGGCTCTTCGTCTTGCAAAACTGAGACTCTGCCCCCATTAAACACTTACGCCCATattcccctccccactggtaccCACCAtcctactctctgtctctatgaatctgactcctCGAGGGACCTTGTATAcatgaaatcacacagtatttgtcttttcataactggcttatttcactgagcataatatcctcagggttcatccatatGCTGTAccaggtgtcagaatttcctcctttttaaggctgaagagTATTCCATGTGTGCGTAGAGGCCACGTTTGGTTGTTTTGTACATTCATCTATTGCTGAACACTTAGGGTTCCTTCCACcgtgggctattgtgaataacgccgCCGTGGACAGGgttgtacaaatatctcttcgaagttctgctttcaattcttccgGAGATATGTGAGAAACCAAATCTTTTGATACGTTTCCTCTCTAGTGGTTATTTTGAAGGAGGTAGAGGGTCCTCCCAGAGGTACACTTAATgcattattttcttgaaaatgtacCATCAATATGTGGTGGCCACTAAAAAGGAGGCTGGACACGTCAAGCCAAGAGTTCCTGCTCAGAAGGGGACCTGTTTCTGCAGTGAAGACATCGTTAACGGTGACCAGACGTCTAAATCCAAGAGGCCGAGGGTGTTACTCTATGTGCTTGTGTGCACCTATCTATCTGAATACGCCTTTTAATTCTATTTAAGCGGCAAAAGCAAAGGTCTGGGGCAAATGCTGAGCTGCCTGGATCTCCATGAGCACCAGTGGCCGGTGGACTGGTTTCTACTGGGGGGGCCGGGGGGTGGCAGCCCCGCAGTCACATCAACACGACAGCGATCTGTGCCGCCCCCCTCATACTCCGTTTCATGCGGAGTTTCTTGCTACGTGTGTTGATTTCGTGGGCTGCGCCTGTCAATCTTAGTGGGCTATCATATTCCCATTCAAGGGTGGTTTCTACTCTGCTACTTTGCCCCCAGTCTGACTGTGTGTCACGAGATGCCTTTCACCTAGGATTCACAGAGCCCGCATCCTCTggcctgccctcccccagcccaagaATCTTACAAATCCCTgatagtgggggggggggaggcgctTATAAAAGGGAAGCTGTGCCCGGGAGAGCCGGGGTCCGACCCCTTCTCTGCCGAGATCTGTAGGACAAAGAAGGCAAAGCTCTTCGGTGAAAGCTCCTGGCTCTCCGTCTGCACTGAGGCCATTTTAACCCAGATTCAGTCACCGGCCGTGGGAAAACAGGCAGCCTCACGGCGAAACACACGTAAAGGTCGCCGCACACCCTGCGTTCAGGGCCTCGGAATTTTCTCTGCTCATCTTCGTCTTTTGTTACCTGGGTCTTCTGGTCCCCATAGAGCCCCACGACTGCGCAAGGACAAGGGCTCGAGGCTCCCACTCGGGCAGCCCTTTGATTAAAGAGCCCCCGGGGCAGCTCTGCCGGGAGCTGCTGGCTTctcacgggggtggggggaaggcctGGGAGGAAACGGGGGACAGTGGAACATCAACAAGGGGGAGCGACAAAGCTGAGAAGGCGCATGTCTCGGCGAGTCCCGTGAACGCCTCCCACTACCCCCTCCCCGCAGTCACAAGACAGGGCTGGACCCCTTCCGAGGCCCAATTCTCTGGGCATTTGACTCCTTTGCATAAATGTTAGGCTTGGTAGCGTTCCAATATTTCTAGCTGGGGAGAGCTGGGATgagtaaaaaaggaaataatgatgGATTTGCAGTCTCTTTCTTTCGATTCCTCTTCATTCATTGGCTAAGTGTCGGTTGCCTAGGAAACCGCGTGCATCTCGGCTGCAGAGTCTGCTGGCCGGCTACCGGGCCTGTGAGCTGTGTATTAAGTGGTGAATGCAAAGCAGGCAGTGGGAAAATCCGACAGCTACAAGTCTTGCGATTTCAGTGTGTGTAAAAACATGTATCTTTTGCTTTAAGAAAACAACGCTTTAAAAATTTACTACCACGTCAGCTATGTAATGTCCCCTTTCTCTCTGACTTCAATTAATTCACACAACTCTGTGGCCACGTAAGAGATAAATGCAAAATCACTTGAGAATGTGCCCTTGAAAATACTCTGAAAAGTGTGAGAGCGAATAGGATTTTCACAGCTTAGGGGGTATTTTACTCACCTCAGCCACACGATGCTATTCACAAAATAAAGGTTgagttttattttacataaatgtaaaatgtgtaaAATGTAAGTGTAATTTCTACAATGGTCTCACGGGAAGGGAAAATTTAGAAATGTTAGTGCCTCATTAAAGTTAATAGCGTGTAAGTGACGATGAAATATACTGTTCTGACGCCTCCATGTCTGATGTACAACGACCGAGATGGAGAGGAATCGTGTGTAACacacagacaaaaagaaatgCGTGGATGCTGGAGGACCCAACTGAGAgcgatttgtttttctctttgaaagcCCTTCAGCAGCCTCTTCTCCGAGAGCTAGGCAGAGTAAGGGTGATAAGGGTTGGCAGATAAACTGAAAACTTCAGGCAAAGACTTGGCTGTCGTCAACACAGCCTTCCGACGCAAACCCAGCTCCTTGCGAAAAGTAAAATGCGCAGTATCACACTTCCAAGCTGGGGAGGGGCCGTGGAACGGTTAAGGAGAATGCCCGCTCGGGAGAGGCGGGGATGCGGGACAGTAGCGGCAAATGGTATGACACGAAGGCAGGCCTCGAGCCCAAGGTGCTGAGTCCTCGAGGGCATCCAGGCTTTCGGAAGGATGAGTTCCACCCTGGCCTTATCCTAAGCCCcttccccaaaaagaaaccctggagGAAAGGGTGCTTTTATCCACGTAACCTTGAACACGCGTTTCCACGCCGGGCCCTCCGCGGAAATCTGGCGGTGAAGCGGGAGCTGAGAAACGAACGCTTAGGTGCGGGAGCTGGTGGGGCTCGCGGTGCCGGGCCAGGCGCTCGTCCCCGGGAGCGCTGCGCTCGACGCCCGGGCGGGGCTCTAGCCGCTCGGCGCGCGTCCGCACCAGCCGCGTGTGTGCGGCCCTCGCTTGGGTCCCTCCCGCGCGCCTCGGTCCCTCCCGCGCCGCCACCCGCGGGCCCGGGTGCCGACGCCAGGCACAGCCCTTCTGCCTGGACGCGGTCCCCTTGCCCGGGGCTGGGAGCCGGGAGGCGGGATTCCGGCCCGAGTCGTGTctttaacttgctgtgtgaccccggGCATCACTCGCCCTGGACGCTTCTGCATCTGTGGGAGCTGCGTTAGTAACTCGGGGTCAGGCCCcggagccccccacccccccgcaagcGGGCACGTGGGCCGACCTTCCGCCCCTCTGGCCCCCGGCTCCGGCCGCCGCGTCTGCGGACCTCTGCCCCGAGCTGCAGTCGGGCACAAGGGGTGTCTGGGGGCGGCTGGGCTTTTgttctctctgtccctctttGTGCGCAGGAATTGGGTTGAAagcccccccgccacccccagcgGGAAGGGAGGCGATGACAGCTTGCTGATACTTCTGGGAGCGTCTCACTCAACAGCTGCGGGCTGCGCTCCGCCGCGGGAACCCGGGTCACTCGGGCCCTCTCGCCTGGGGGTGAAAAGGGGTCACGTCACCTCGCAGAAGACCCGTCAAGGgtcagggtggaggaggggaagctGCACCCACAGAATTGCGGGAGCCAGGTTCCAGCGCTcgctcgcgctctctctctctctctctctctctctctctctctcacacacacacacacacacacacacacacgcacacgcacacacacacgaaaactAACAAAGAGATCAGCTCCTTCTTGGACTGTAGAAATTGTGGGTTTGGAGGAGTGTCTGGGCTGCGCGTCTGCGCACGCGCGCGGAAAGCGCCTCGGGGTCTCGGGCCACCTCCACCTCGCGGTGCTGCGCTTCTCAGGCGTGTCCCTCACCCGCATCAGCAGCAAGAATGTTGGGGACCTCGGGGCCGCCTCGGGGTTCGGCGCCTGATGGATGACGAGAACGTTGGCGCTGGGGCGGGCGATGACCTCCCTTGGAACCCGTCCCCTTTCTGGACACTAGGTGGACTGAACCCAGGGCTTTTTAAATGCCCAGCTCTGGGAGGGTAGCCCACGCATTCTCCAGCTCTTTGTTCTGCCGCAGCCCCGCCCCCGAACCCCACCCTCTCCTGACCGCTGGACAGTCCACCCCGCGCGGCCGGCCACACCCACCCCATCCACTCCCAAGGAACAAAAGCCGACCCGCGGGGTGGAGGGCTCCTGGGTACCAGCCGGGCAGCTGTGGACTCCAGGAGAGGGTCACGCCGGGCGGAGGAGGCGCGGAGGTCGCCCCACCCCTGGACGCTGCCGCCACAGAGAAGGGGCCCTTGGCAGAGACAAAAGAGAGGACGCGCGGatgctggggggcggggcggagggcaCCCTGGGGCACTTGGGCCTTAGGTGTCCAAGGTCACCGCCTTCAGACCCCAACAAACTGATCGCACAGGACTTTCTCCTGGGGCAGCCTGTCCTCTCCCAAGACTCTGCGACCGAGGTTCGGCCGCCGGACAGCCGTTGGCCTCTAAGGGCTGGGGAAAGGGGCAGTGGTCTCACCAGGGAGGGTGGCTTAGGGGTCTCCGGCCctgggcggaggagggccgcagTCCTCGCTGGTAGCGAAACCTGCGCCACCCCGCCACCCCGCCACCCCTGACACCTGCCGGCACCCGGGGCACAGCGCTCCCCTTTCCGGCGCACCTGACAGCCGCTCCACGGGCTCCAGTCCCCTGGCTCCCACCCGTTCAGTGCCAGCTCTCCCCCCAGACACCCGGCCTGCCACCCTGGTCGCCCTCGCGCCGCCGCCCTCCGCCCTCGGATCCTCCACCCACCCCTCGGTCGCAGCGCCCAGCTTTTCCACATCCCCCGCCCGCCGCCATCCGAGACAATGCGCACGCCCCCATCCTACCCCCCGCAGCCCCCGCGCCTCGCCCGGTCCGCACGCCTGTGCTGATTGGCCGCGGGCCCGTGGTCCAGCCCCCTGGACGGTCCCTGGGGCCCGGAGCATTACGTCAGCGGGGCCTGGAGAGCGCTAGCCCGAAGGGGACTGGGGGGCTCGGGCTGGGGGCGCGGCCTGCGCGGGCCGCCCCACCCTCCTCGCATAAAAGGCCGAGCCCGCTGGGCGGGCGCTCTCAGCCGGCTGGTTCCCGAGCGCGTTCCCGGTGACCCCGCAGTGGGTGTGTAGGCGGACGGACAGACTGACCACACGCCGAGCGGGGCCAGAAGAAGCGAGCCGGCACCATGCGTGAGATCGTGCACATCCAGGCGGGCCAGTGCGGCAACCAGATCGGCGCCAAGGTGGGCGCGGCGCCCGGGAGGGGCCGGGGTGGGGCCGGGGACGCCGCTTCGGGGCAGCGGGCGCGAGCGAGGTCCTGAGCAGGCCCGCGGCCCGCCAAGCGCAGACCTTCCCGGCGGCTCTGGGCCGCAGAGCGGGACGTGGGCCCGAGGCGACTTTCGGGGGCCGTGGGGAGGAGCCGCTCAACTTTCTGCTGGAACTCGTTTGCAATCCCGGTCCCTCGGCCTCCCTCTCCGGCCGGCTCTTCTAGCCCGGCAGGCGGGCCCGGAGAGCGCGGGGGTGTGTCCGCCGGGCTGTGTGCGCGGCTTTGCGGGCGGGGACCCGACGCCGGGAGAATCGATTGGACGCGCTCGAACCCGAGTCGAGCtgcggggggaggggcggagaGCGATCTTCCTGAGGTCTCTGGACGTGCTTTGAACCTAAAACCCCCCTCCTTCAGCCCCCTCCGGTCCCTGTTCGCCTGCCCGCCCCCTCGGCGCCGCTGGGGTCCCTGCGCGTCCGCCCCTCCCCGCCAGACCCCCGCCTGCTGCCGCGAGCAGCTGTTCGCCCGGGAAACGCCCAGTCTGAGCTCGGTGACCTTGCAAAATGCAAGCCCTGCGGCTGTGCAGGTCCCGCCGTCCTGAAGCTCCAGAGAGGTTTTGGGTTATCGGAACTGAGTCCAGGGCTTTTCACCGTGAGTCGCGGCCTCTCCGAGGGGTGGGGCGTGGCTAAATGCAAGCTTTTTGTGTGTCTCAGTTTTGGGAGGTCATCAGCGACGAGCATGGGATCGACCCCACGGGCAGTTACCATGGAGACAGCGACCTGCAGCTGGAGAGAATCAACGTGTACTACAACGAAGCCACGGGTGATTGCCttaccccttcccctctccccccgcGGACCGGCCCCAGGGGAGGGTGGGCTAGCGGATTTAGGATATTCCCATCTTTCCCTGAGGTTTCCAGCGGGCGCCCCTCTGAGAATCCTGTCATCCTATGTCCTTCTTTGTTTGGGGGAAACAAACAGCGCCTGCAAAAAGGAAGCTGGTACCAGGCCCTCCTCTCCCGAGCTCCCCGCCTGCAGGTCTGAGTCCTGCTCTGTCCCCGCAGGTAACAAATATGTGCCTCGCGCCATCCTGGTGGATCTGGAGCCGGGCACCATGGACTCGGTCAGGTCTGGACCCTTCGGCCAGATCTTCAGGCCCGACAACTTCGTGTTTGGTGAGTCGCTGCCATGGCTGGTGGCCTGGGGGGCTCATTTTACGCTGGGCAGCTCAGGGTGGAGGGGTGTGACCGCCTTAGAGAACGTATAGagttgtgtgttgattttgtctcaatataaaacctaaaacaaaaCGCCGCCGTTCAACCTCTAAGAGCCAGGTCCCTAACCCtccttattttataattatgtccACGACCCAATATTTTAACGTCTGGCCATTTTTCACGACAACCTGAAATAATCTTCTCGGAACACTGACTCCCTGAGCGCTATTAAAGGGTTTAGGGGAAAAGGAAGTGAAGGCAGTCGCCAGGGGCTTACGAAGACTCTTTCCCTCCGGCAGGCCAGAGCGGTGCCGGCAACAACTGGGCCAAGGGCCACTATACGGAGGGCGCGGAGCTGGTGGACTCGGTCCTGGACGTGGTCCGGAAGGAGTCAGAAAGCTGTGACTGCCTGCAGGGCTTCCAGCTGACGCACTCGCTGGGCGGGGGCACGGGGTCCGGGATGGGGACCCTCCTCATCAGCAAGATCCGCGAGGAGTACCCCGACCGCATCATGAACACCTTCAGCGTCATGCCCTCGCCCAAGGTGTCGGACACGGTGGTGGAGCCCTACAACGCCACGCTGTCCGTGCACCAGCTGGTGGAGAACACGGACGAGACCTACTGCATCGACAACGAGGCGCTGTACGACATCTGCTTCCGCACCCTGAAGCTGACCACGCCCACCTACGGGGACCTCAACCACCTGGTGTCGGCCACCATGAGCGG encodes:
- the TUBB2A gene encoding tubulin beta-2A chain isoform X3 gives rise to the protein MREIVHIQAGQCGNQIGAKFWEVISDEHGIDPTGSYHGDSDLQLERINVYYNEATGNKYVPRAILVDLEPGTMDSVRSGPFGQIFRPDNFVFGQSGAGNNWAKGHYTEGAELVDSVLDVVRKESESCDCLQGFQLTHSLGGGTGSGMGTLLISKIREEYPDRIMNTFSVMPSPKVSDTVVEPYNATLSVHQLVENTDETYCIDNEALYDICFRTLKLTTPTYGDLNHLVSATMSGVTTCLRFPGQLNADLRKLAVNMVPFPRLHFFMPGFAPLTSRGSQQYRALTVPELTQQMFDSKNMMAACDPRHGRYLTVAAIFRGRMSMKEVDEQMLNVQNKNSSYFVEWIPNNVKTAVCDIPPRGLKMSATFIGNSTAIQELFKRISEQFTAMFRRKAFLHWYTGEGMDEMEFTEAESNMNDLVSEYQQYQDATADEQGEFEEEEGEDEA